The window TAGACTGGTTTTTTCATTATACACTTTAGACGGTTACGGACACAAAGAGATAGCAGAAATGATGGAGATAAGCGAGGGAACTTCTAAGTCTAACCTATCGCGGGCACGGCAGAATTTGCAGCAAATGATTACAGAATGGCGAGAGAAGAACGCTTCAAACGCAGGGTAACATGAAAGAAAAGAAAAACATAGACCGTATTTTCCAGGAGCGTTTCAAAGATTTTGAAGCGCCCGCGCCTTCTGGGGCGTGGGAAAATATTGAGTCTCAACTTGATGAAAACGACGCTCCTGTTGTTCTACCACTATGGTGGAAAATTGCGGGTGTAGCGGCGGTTGTTTTATTTATTTTCTCTGCAGTCCTTTGGAATTCTGATGATACTATTGCTAGTGAGAATTTTGTAGTGGAAGAGCCAAAAGAGGATGATGGTATAAAAGTCAATCCGGTCGATCGAGCAATCCCCAATTCTGATGCTATTGTGGCTGGTGAACCAGATAATACGATTGCTGATCAAGCTGAAAATAAAACTACGGATTCTAAAAAGGGAACTCGCAGCACCCGTACAAAGGCCAATGATAGAAATGACCGCTTGACCACGAATAGAAAAAAATCAGATGTCGAGGATGCAATCTATCCTTCAAGAACTGATTTTACTACAACCAATCCTTCAACAACAAGAGATAAAGAAAATAACGATCCTACTACCAATTCCTCTTCAAACCCATCACTTATTCAAGAAGGTCTAGCCAGCAGCCAAAGCACTAAACCTACAAATGCGGGAAAAGAAACTCATACTCCACAAGATGCCATCGCTGGTGTTTCTGAAAAGAATGACTCGCCCGAGACTATAAACACTTCAGAGACATCCCTAGAAGACATTGCCGCAGCTGGAAAAGAAGCGGCTACAAAGTTACCAGAAGAGGATC of the Nonlabens marinus S1-08 genome contains:
- a CDS encoding outer membrane beta-barrel protein, whose amino-acid sequence is MKEKKNIDRIFQERFKDFEAPAPSGAWENIESQLDENDAPVVLPLWWKIAGVAAVVLFIFSAVLWNSDDTIASENFVVEEPKEDDGIKVNPVDRAIPNSDAIVAGEPDNTIADQAENKTTDSKKGTRSTRTKANDRNDRLTTNRKKSDVEDAIYPSRTDFTTTNPSTTRDKENNDPTTNSSSNPSLIQEGLASSQSTKPTNAGKETHTPQDAIAGVSEKNDSPETINTSETSLEDIAAAGKEAATKLPEEDLFKKNWSASTMVAPVYANTMGGSSINSQVSDNSKNAEVNLSYGVAVAYEFAPRWSVRTGVNQVSMNYNTQDISYGLNAQTLTVNNTTAAVMYNPDAVNNQSTSAFNDSFSQELVSAATFSSFKGELSQQLGYLEVPLEIKYRLVDSKLGVSVLGGMSALFLTDNEVAVTNDGRKLSLGEDNNFQEFNQSANFGLGIDYRFTNKLGITVEPTFKYQLNALRNDSADFRPYTVGVYTGLMYRF